In Candidatus Palauibacter scopulicola, the sequence CTCATCGGCTTCAACTTCGTGGCCGCGGCTTTCGGCCCCCTCGCCCGGCTGGTCTACATCGCCGTGGGCTGGGCGGCGCTGTACCGGATCTTCTCCAACGGTAACCGGAACGGCTCCTAGCCAGGGGTTTGCCGCGGGCCGTCAGGAAACGCAGGGGGCGCCAAAGCGCCTCGCAAGTCCGACCGCGGCGCCCCGCTCCCTGAACTCCTCCCCGAAGTAGTCGTACAGAAGACGCGTCATCTCCGCGATGGTGCGTTCCCGCCGCCATGTCGGGCGCCGAAGCGTGTTCACGAACACCGAGACGATGAGGTGCCCCGCGCCATCCGGCAGGGTGACGATGCCCACGTCGTTGATGGCGCCGCCCATCGTTCCCGTCTTGTGCGCGACGAAGGTCGATGGCG encodes:
- a CDS encoding DUF378 domain-containing protein, whose product is MNGKSCNRVASALLLAGALNWGLIGLIGFNFVAAAFGPLARLVYIAVGWAALYRIFSNGNRNGS